Proteins from one Coffea arabica cultivar ET-39 chromosome 8c, Coffea Arabica ET-39 HiFi, whole genome shotgun sequence genomic window:
- the LOC113705380 gene encoding disease resistance protein RGA2, with protein MEAFVGILVDTLNSMIQKESGLLCGVATDMEKLARLLSTIKAVLEDAEQKQFTDKAIQLWFQELNGVAYEIDDVLDDYAAEASRVKYKNSGCFSLMCYPIAGNLVFRHRIGTRMKEILEKFNAIADERIKLGLIDQKRGSNHFQVDSTGTRETGSLLKEPDLVLGRDEAKDEIVKILVNQVRDNQNVSVLPIVGVGGLGKTTLAQLVLNDERIAKHFEPKLWVWVSEDFNVKRIIKALINSIRETPVEELELDPLQRKLQELLRGKRYLVVLDDVWNENLEEWEKLKSVLECGSRGSSIIMTTRMEKVATIMGTLKTYYLSSLSENQCWSLFRQRAFGRQEAEEYPNLVVIGKEIVKKCGGVPLAAKALGGFLRFKRGENEWNSVKCSEIWNLPQDTTHILPALRLSYLNLPIEFRGCFAYCAAFPKGYEIEIEEVIHLWMANGLISSNETMEVEDVGVAVLTELYYRSLFQAVKEDEFGNALTFKMHDLVHDLARSVTEAKHGGTESNRTMILGMPNHQLTVAFPITITGIDQCSSFLSNCGSLRALMVKSMKEDEVPRNFLNAISKLKHLRHLDLSRSLTVELPNSICDLWNLQILNLNYSLILWSLPKGMRFLRNLRHLCLHGCWSLTYMPSGIGKLTCLRTLGMVVPSGKKGFRLSELRDLNMLRGGLTIMHLERIEDKKDAEEACLIKKQSLRGLNLHWDSERNIQRYNDEEVLEALKPCPNLQLLRVLGFNGSSFPSWISTVTEVAVKESAAEYIVGAWESTAAAAAMSPSSLKQLELKNMPNLKGMLGREVQGTPGVFSQLQSLSFGDCPTLTLPLPRMPSLKKLSISSCPNMAWASISNLASLNSLKIKNIKGLSCFPEEMLQNLSLLESLTIREIWDLLALPRSLASLKALKELTIKHSPELESLPEEGLRGLASLQELHLVDCYNLVSLSMGTKALKSLTHLSIQGSYATALPEEVKYFPALQKLELDDFPNLTSLPDWFGDHLTSLQHLELVKCPELETLPSSIQMMTTLQSLTITWCNLLGPRCERGGEEWHKIKHIPDVTITGPEFELCTIL; from the coding sequence ATGGAAGCATTTGTGGGAATTCTCGTCGATACTTTGAATTCCATGATCCAGAAGGAGAGTGGATTGCTTTGTGGTGTTGCAACTGACATGGAAAAGCTTGCACGCTTGCTCTCCACCATCAAGGCAGTCCTTGAAGATGCTGAGCAGAAGCAATTCACAGACAAGGCAATACAACTCTGGTTTCAGGAGCTCAATGGTGTTGCCTATGAAATCGATGATGTATTGGATGATTACGCAGCTGAAGCCTCAAGAGTCAAgtacaaaaattctggttgtTTTAGTTTGATGTGTTACCCTATAGCAGGAAACTTAGTGTTTCGTCACAGGATTGGGACAAGGATGAAGGAGATCCTTGAAAAATTTAATGCAATAGCTGATGAGCGGATAAAGCTTGGTTTGATTGATCAGAAGCGTGGGAGCAACCACTTTCAGGTTGATTCTACTGGAACACGTGAGACTGGTTCCTTGCTAAAGGAACCTGATCTAGTCCTTGGAAGGGACGAGGCGAAAGACGAGATTGTGAAAATATTGGTGAATCAAGTCAGAGATAATCAAAATGTATCAGTGCTCCCTATAGTGGGTGTTGGAGGCCTTGGAAAGACAACACTTGCCCAATTGGTGCTTAATGATGAGCGCATAGCCAAGCATTTTGAGCCAAAACTCTGGGTTTGGGTCTCAGAGGATTTCAATGTGAAGAGGATTATAAAAGCCTTAATTAATTCAATACGCGAGACTCCTGTTGAAGAATTAGAATTGGATCCTCTGCAAAGAAAACTTCAAGAGTTGTTGAGAGGGAAAAGATACTTGGTTGTACTGGATGATGTTTGGAATGAGAATCTAGAGGAATGGGAGAAACTGAAATCTGTTCTGGAATGTGGATCAAGAGGTAGTTCAATCATCATGACAACTCGCATGGAGAAGGTTGCCACAATAATGGGCACATTAAAAACATATTATCTGTCGAGTTTGTCAGAGAATCAGTGTTGGTCACTGTTTAGGCAACGGGCATTTGGCCGTCAAGAGGCTGAAGAATATCCTAACCTTGTAGTTATCGGAAAAGAGattgtgaaaaaatgtggtGGTGTTCCGCTGGCTGCAAAGGCTCTTGGAGGCTTTCTACGATTTAAAAGGGGAGAAAATGAATGGAACTCTGTGAAATGCAGTGAAATCTGGAACTTACCTCAAGATACAACACATATCTTGCCCGCGTTGAGATTGAGCTACCTTAATCTTCCGATAGAGTTTAGAGGTTGCTTTGCATATTGTGCAGCATTTCCTAAGGGCTATGAAATTGAAATAGAAGAGGTAATACATTTGTGGATGGCAAATGGATTGATTTCATCTAATGAAACGATGGAAGTGGAAGATGTTGGTGTTGCTGTGCTGACTGAACTATATTATAGATCACTATTCCAAGCAGtaaaggaagatgaatttggcAATGCCCTCACTTTTAAGATGCATGACCTTGTCCATGATCTGGCTCGATCAGTAACGGAGGCTAAACACGGTGGAACAGAGTCAAACAGAACCATGATATTAGGTATGCCAAATCATCAGCTAACAGTGGCTTTTCCTATTACAATCACAGGCATTGACCAATGCTCTTCTTTCTTGTCAAACTGTGGCTCCCTGAGGGCTCTCATGGTAAAGTCTATGAAGGAGGATGAAGTGCCTAGGAATTTTTTAAATGCAATAAGCAAACTGAAACATTTAAGGCATCTGGATCTTTCAAGATCTTTAACTGTTGAACTACCCAATTCAATTTGTGACTTGTGGAATTTGCAAATTTTGAACCTAAATTATTCTCTCATTCTTTGGAGTCTACCCAAGGGCATGAGATTCCTCAGAAATCTTCGACATCTTTGTCTACATGGGTGTTGGAGTTTGACTTACATGCCAAGTGGAATTGGGAAGCTGACTTGCCTACGGACATTGGGTATGGTCGTCCCGAGTGGCAAAAAAGGCTTCCGACTAAGTGAGTTGCGAGACTTAAATATGCTTAGAGGAGGGCTAACAATTATGCACCTTGAGAGGATTGAAGACAAAAAGGATGCAGAAGAAGCTTGCTTAATTAAAAAACAGAGTCTCCGCGGGTTGAATTTGCATTGGGATTCCGAAAGAAATATTCAACGGTACAATGATGAGGAAGTGCTCGAAGCCCTCAAACCCTGCCCCAACCTTCAACTGCTGCGTGTCCTAGGCTTCAACGGTTCATCATTTCCATCTTGGATTTCAACTGTAACAGAAGTTGCTGTGAAAGAAAGTGCAGCGGAGTACATAGTTGGGGCCTGGGAGAgcactgctgctgctgctgcaatGTCCCCTTCTTCGTTGAAACAGCTGGAGTTAAAGAACATGCCCAACCTAAAAGGAATGTTAGGAAGAGAAGTCCAAGGTACTCCAGGGGTGTTCTCTCAACTTCAATCCTTGTCCTTTGGGGATTGCCCAACGTTGACATTGCCATTGCCACGTATGCCATCCCTAAAGAAGTTAAGCATCTCGAGCTGCCCGAATATGGCATGGGCTTCAATCTCCAATCTCGCTAGTCTTAACTCCCTTAAAATTAAGAACATTAAAGGATTGAGTTGTTTTCCAGAAGAGATGCTACAAAATCTTAGTCTTCTTGAATCGCTGACAATTAGGGAGATATGGGATCTGCTAGCCCTACCCAGAAGCTTGGCTAGCCTCAAGGCTTTGAAGGAATTGACCATCAAGCACTCTCCCGAGCTGGAGTCTCTGCCAGAAGAAGGATTGCGAGGCCTTGCTTCTTTGCAGGAACTACATTTGGTCGACTGCTATAATTTGGTGAGCCTCTCAATGGGGACTAAAGCCCTCAAATCCCTGACTCATCTAAGCATCCAAGGGTCATACGCGACAGCTCTGCCAGAAGAAGTCAAATATTTCCCCGCACTACAAAAACTGGAGTTGGATGATTTTCCCAATCTAACTTCATTGCCAGACTGGTTTGGAGACCACCTCACTTCTCTTCAACACCTGGAACTAGTCAAATGTCCGGAGCTTGAAACACTTCCATCCAGCATTCAAATGATGACGACACTCCAAAGTTTGACAATAACTTGGTGCAATCTACTGGGACCACGGTGTGAAAGGGGAGGAGAGGAATGGCACAAAATTAAGCATATTCCGGATGTGACAATTACGGGGCCTGAATTTGAATTGTGTACTATTTTGTAa